In a single window of the Littorina saxatilis isolate snail1 linkage group LG3, US_GU_Lsax_2.0, whole genome shotgun sequence genome:
- the LOC138960925 gene encoding cadherin-1-like has protein sequence MQSTWTIKLISNTSSAGLRTFFLAALRFEGTPTPNQCSGQNQTCNVTLGKVMDLEYLRDQFGFTGLTVKYELVCSGGRRDPFDLLLSAVGEFEPGFNTSPLRINVTENTKVGTAVISLYDYASDKDVGEFIRSFDLVTNTSLFSMEGRYGNISVKSPLDFESLSAEGKQVVQLTVRIGDSRNRRSNDTLIITITDADDLPPVFSLKCPDNEAPPCEANYTASVSPSCVGTVNNIEPHDIAARDGDTLAYGIEYSLKSGPNQPPFEQYLTMENSTGKLTITKALGGAYGAPAKLVLIVQATEVSPSHRSSTAGLVVCVQEGGAAQTAKPEVKQTAKPEIEPPEIEPPTSNKMTLTWIVLGSLFGLLFLVLACCVLFVLFCRKKKRKPSDVKAELSSGDREKSSGAERSVEDTTDKASQSSASANSPSD, from the coding sequence ATGCAAAGCACATGGACGATCAAACTTATATCAAACACTTCATCAGCTGGCTTGAGAACGTTTTTTCTCGCTGCTTTACGATTTGAAGGGACCCCAACACCCAACCAGTGTTCAGGACAGAACCAGACGTGTAACGTTACCCTGGGAAAAGTTATGGACTTGGAGTATTTGCGAGACCAGTTCGGCTTCACAGGCTTAACCGTGAAATACGAGTTAGTTTGTTCGGGTGGTAGGCGAGACCCCTTCGACCTGCTATTGAGCGCCGTTGGTGAATTCGAACCAGGTTTCAACACTTCTCCACTGCGTATTAACGTGACAGAGAACACAAAAGTGGGCACGGCAGTGATATCACTGTACGACTACGCCTCAGACAAGGACGTTGGGGAATTCATCCGCAGCTTCGACCTGGTGACTAATACCTCGTTGTTCTCCATGGAAGGTCGATATGGAAACATCAGCGTAAAGAGTCCCCTGGACTTTGAAAGTCTGTCAGCTGAAGGTAAACAGGTCGTTCAGTTGACGGTGAGAATTGGGGACAGCAGGAACAGACGTAGCAATGACACTCTGATCATTACTATCACAGATGCGGACGATCTTCCACCCGTCTTCTCCCTCAAATGTCCCGACAATGAAGCGCCACCATGTGAGGCCAATTACACGGCATCAGTCAGCCCCAGCTGTGTAGGGACAGTGAACAACATCGAGCCACACGACATTGCTGCCAGGGACGGTGACACTCTAGCATATGGTATAGAATACAGCCTGAAGTCTGGGCCCAACCAGCCTCCTTTCGAACAATACTTAACGATGGAAAATAGCACGGGAAAACTCACGATTACGAAAGCCCTCGGCGGCGCCTACGGTGCTCCTGCAAAACTCGTGCTGATCGTCCAGGCAACGGAGGTCTCTCCATCCCACAGAAGCTCCACAGCTGGCCTCGTGGTGTGTGTACAGGAGGGGGGCGCAGCACAAACCGCAAAGCCAGAGGTCAAGCAAACTGCCAAGCCAGAGATCGAGCCGCCAGAGATCGAGCCGCCAACGTCCAACAAGATGACGTTAACATGGATCGTGTTAGGCAGCCTTTTTGGTTTGCTATTCCTTGTGCTGGCGTGTTGCGTGCTTTTTGTGCTCTTTTGcaggaagaagaaaaggaagccTTCAGACGTGAAAGCAGAGTTAAGCTCAGGCGATCGCGAGAAGTCGTCCGGCGCAGAGAGATCGGTTGAGGACACGACAGACAAAGCCTCGCAGTCCTCTGCGTCGGCCAACTCTCCCAGCGACTGA
- the LOC138962247 gene encoding uncharacterized protein, protein MPSVSQPANAFQVLMGSAKARSLPKPKAESCGKTSGLNRKDELYDDVLNYLAAKGADFPQVTADQEGAYFTQVLTNALWYATSHHLTINDRANKVHGVLPIPEEFEQFAGYNEIINN, encoded by the exons ATGCCATCAGTTTCACAACCGGCAAACGCTTTTCAAGTGCTGATGGGCTCTGCAAAAGCACGATCGCTACCCAAACCGAAAGCAGAAAG CTGTGGGAAGACCTCTGGACTGAATCGGAAGGACGAGCTGTATGATGATGTCCTGAACTACCTGGCAGCAAAGGGAGCAGATTTTCCACAAGTTACAGCTGACCAAGAAGGAGCTTATTTTACACAG GTTCTGACCAACGCCCTGTGGTATGCCACCTCTCACCATCTCACCATCAACGACAGAGCCAACAAAGTTCACGGCGTGCTTCCTATTCCTGAAGAGTTTGAGCAGTTTGCTGGCTACAATGAGATTATTAACAATTAA